CTTCTTACTGCAGAACTCCTCGCCTACTGGGCATGAGGTTGCGGACATCCACACACCGGCCGGCCCTTATTTCTCTACGGGGTGACGCGTCTCCCCCTGTCCGTACACCACAAACTTTTCGGTGGTGAGTGCCTCCAGGCCCATCGGGCCGTAGGCGTGCAGCTTGGTGGTCGAGATCCCGATCTCCGCGCCCAGCCCCAGCTCGCCCCCGTCCGAGAAGCGCGAGGAGGCATTTACGAGCACGACCGACGCGTCGACCGAGCGGACAAAGCGGCGGGCGGTCGGGAGACGGTCGGTCACGATGACCTCGGTGTGATTGGAGCCGTACTCGGCGATGTGGTCCAGCGCCTCATCGTCGCTCTCGACGACCCGCGCCGCGAGAGTGAGGTCGAGATATTCGGCGGCGTAGTCGTCCGGGCCCGCGGCTGCCACCCCCGGCAGGAGCTTTTGGGTCGGGTCATCGCCACGGAGCTCGACGCCCGCCTCTTCCAGGAGCGCTCGCGCACGGGGCAGTAAGTCCTGGGCCACTGCCTCGTGGACGAGCATCGTCTCGAGCGCGTTGCAGACGCTAGGGCGCGAGACCTTGCCGTCGAGCAGAAGGTCCTCGGCGACCTCCAGGTCCGCGTCTTTGTCGACGTAGAGATGGCAGACGCCCTTGTAGTGCTTGATGACAGGAATCTGGCTCGTCTCGTCCACGAAGCGGATCAGGCCCTCGCCGCCGCGCGGGATGACGAGGTCAAGGTGCTGGTTGAGCGTCAGCATCTCCTGCACCGCCGCGCGGTCGGTGGTGGGAACGAGCGTCACGGCCGCGGGCGGGACGCCCTCCGCCTCCAGCGCCTCATGCAGCGCCGACGCGACGGCCTGGTTCGAGTGGAACGCGTTGGAGCCGCCTCGCAGGAGCACGGCGTTGCCCGCTTTGAAACAGAGCCCGGCGGCGTCGGCCGTGACGTTGGGGCGGGCCTCGTAGATCATGCCAATGACACCCAGCGGAATGCGCATCTTCCCCACCTCGATGCCACTGGGCCGCCGGGTGGTGCCGCTCATTTCGCCCACGGGATCGGAAAACGATGCCACGTCGCGCAGCGCATCGGCCATCTTCCCAATGCGTTCGGGATTCAGGATCAGGCGGTCGATCAGGGCATCCGAAATCCCTTCGTCGCGGGCGGCCCTCACGTCCTTGCCATTGGCGGCCAGAATGGCCTCTTCATCTGCCTCCAAGGCCTCGGCCATGCGGCGCAGCGTACGGTTTTTCGTTTCGGTCGAGAGCGTGCTCAGCTCGCGGGCGGCCGCCTTGCAGTCCGCGGCGAGGGCGTCGACGGAGAGCGCTTCGGAGGTCGTGTCGGACATAGGAATGGCTGAACCCAGATGACATGGTGTCGGCGTGAAGAAATCATACACAGAGCTGCGTGTGGTGCTCCACACAAGTCCGCGACAGGTCCGCGGTGCGCAAGGCATCCGGCGCAGGCGGCCTATGGCGCCCCTAAACACATAGGGTGGAGGACCCTACGGCTCCACCACCAGATCGTCGCGGTGAATCACGTGGTCGGCGGGCACATTGTCGAGAACCTCGGCGATGGCAGAGCTCTGTTGCCCCTGAATCCGCTCCAGGTCGGCGGACCCGTACTGCGTGATGCCCTTCGCCACTCGAGTCCAACCCCCCTCCTCCCCGACCACAATCTCCACGGCGTCGCCTCGGGCAAAGCGGCCCTCCACCGCCACGATGCCCGACGGCAGCAGCGAGGCGCCATCGTGGCGCAGCGCGTTGGCCGCCCCGGAGTCGACCGTCAGGCAGCCCGCTGAGGGAAGCGCGTGGAGCATCCAGTGCTTGCGCGCCGAGAGCGGCTGCTCGGATCGTCGGACGAGCGTGCCTGGCATCTCGCCGCGCCCCAGCGCGTCGAGGTGGCTGCCCTTGGTCCCATTGACCAATACGGTATCGATCCCACGGTCCGTCGCTTTTTCCGCCGCCTCCACCTTCGTCTGCATACCACCCGTGGCCACCGCACGGTGCGAGGGTCCGACCATGTCGTAGATCTCATCGGTGATTTCGTCGACCTCTGGCAGGCGCTCTGCGTCCGGGTCGTCGTGGGGATCGGCGGTGTAGAGGCCATCCACGTCCGAGCAGATCACGAGCAGGTCGGCCTCGGCCAGCACCGCCACGTAGGCGGCGAGGTTGTCGTTGTCGCCTACCCGCAACTCCTCGGTGGCGACGGTGTCGTTTTCATTCACGATCGGAAGCGTGTCTCGGTCGAGCAGCTCGGCAATCGTGTTCTTGGCGTTCACGAAGCGGGACCGGCGCTGGAGGTCGTCGTAAGTGAGCAGGACTTGCGCGCAGGGCATATCGAAAAGACGGCGCCAGTGGGCCATCAGTAGCGGCTGGCCGAGCGCGGCGAGGGCCTGCCGCTCCGGGATGGTGAGGCCCGTGCCCGGTCCACTGCGGCCCTGTTCGGCAAGCCCGGCGGCCACGGCGCCGGAGGAGACCAGGATCACTTCCTTGCCCTGCCGACGGCTCTCCATGATGAAGCGTGCAATGGGCAGCAGGTGCGCTGTGCTACAGCCCCGTTCATCGGGCGCAACGAGCGCGCTGCCTACCTTCACGACGGCACGGGTCCAGTCCGAGAGCTCAACGGCGGCCATACGCGTCAAGGCGGTCGAACAGCAGAAAGAAAGAGGCAGGTGCTCCAAATGTACGGACGCCTCCGGATAACGTGAAGCCCTGCGGGCAGGGTCTCCCCCTTCGATCTTCGGACTTATTTCACAGAAACACCGGCCTGGGATATAATATCGCTTTCCTGGTCCTCGTTGCTTACCGATGGCATTCCGTTTTCCCCTGTAACTCCATGTCCACCATTCGTTTCACCCAACGGCGTTTCTCCTCATGAGCATCGCTGCGTCGAACCTGAGCAAGGTCTACGGCACCCAAAAGGCCGTTGACGACGTGAGCTTTGAGATGAGTACCGGCGAGGTGCTTGGGTTTCTCGGCCCCAACGGGGCTGGCAAGACGACGACGATGCGCATCCTAACGTGCTACCTGGATCCGACCGCCGGCACCGCGACGCTCGACGGCTACGACATCCACGAGCACCCGGAGGAGGTGCGGCGTCGAATCGGATACCTTCCCGAGGACACGCCGCTGTACACCGACATGCCGGTGATTGAATACCTCCGCCTCTCGGCGCGGCTGCAGTCGGTCCCCCCCGCGAAGATCGACGGGCGTATTCAGACAATGATGGACGTGTGCGGCCTCGGCCCCGAACGCCACAAGCGGATTGGCGAGCTGTCCAAGGGCTTCCAGCAACGGGTCGGCCTTGCACAGGCCCTCCTCCACGACCCGCCGGTCCTCATTCTCGACGAGCCAACGACCGGCCTCGACCCCAACCAGATCGTCGAGATCCGAGAACTGATCAAGGAGATCGGTACGGAAAAGACGGTCATGCTTAGCTCCCACATCCTGAAGGAGGTGGAGATGACCTGTGACCGCATTCTCATTATCGACCAGGGACGCGTTGTGGCCGATGCGCCCACCGAAGAACTGCGGGAGCAGTTTATGGGCGGCACGCGGCTGCGGGTATCGGTCGATGCCCCTGCGGAGGCCAACGTGGACGCGGCCTTCAGGGCCCTTGAGGGCGTGGCCTCGGTCCAGCACACGAACGGCACCTACGAGCTCTCTGCGTCGGGAGACGCCGATGCCGCCGCCCGCGTCTTCCACCTCTGTGCCGACCGCGACTGGGTGCTCACCGAGCTGACCCCCATCGAGTCGAGCCTCGAAGATGTCTTCCGGGATCTCACGGAGTCGCCAGAATCCCCCTCGGACACGACGTCCTCCCCCGACGCCCCGCCGGGAGCGCCAACAAACACGGTCTGAGCCCGGAGGCGTGATGAACGGAGCCCAAGCAGGTGTGCGCGCCGCCCATTCATCACGCAGCCCACATCCCGATTACGCACCACTCATTCCGCACCACTCATCTGCGACCATGTCCGCCGTCTGGACAATTTGCAAGCGCGAGATCAGCGCGTTCTTCGACTCCCTTACCGCGTACGTGCTCCTGGTGATCTTTCTCGGGCTCAGCGGCACGTTTACGTGGCTCTTCGGACAGGGCGACATCTTCTTCGTTGGGGAGGCGTCCCTCGATGTCTTTTTTCAGGTGTCGTTCTGGACCCTCTTCTTCTTCATCCCCGCGGTGACGATGGGCATGATTGCCGAGGAGCGCCGCAGCGGCACCCTCGAGCTCCTGGCCACCAAGCCGATCGACGACCTCGAAATCGTGACCGGCAAGTGGCTCGCGGCGTGGGGACTCGTCGCCATCGCCCTCGCCTTCACGCTGCCCTACTACGTCACCGTGGCCCAGCTCGGCCCCATCGACCACGGCGCCACGGTCAGCGGCTACCTGGGGCTCCTGTTCGTCAGCGCGGTGTACGTGAGCATTGGCCTCTTCGCATCGAGCCTCACGGGGAATCAGATTGTCGCCTTTTTGCTGAGCCTCTTCGTGGCCGCGTTCCTGCACCTGCTATTCGGGCAGATGGCCGCCATTCTCCCCGGTCCCGTCGCCAACGTCGCCGAGTTCCTGGACCTACAGGGCCACTTTCGCACGATGTCGCGGGGCGTGCTGGACGCGGCATCGGTGCTGTACGTGCTGACCCTCACGGGGCTCGGCCTGCTGGGGGCCACGGTGTCCCTGAAGAGCCGACGCTGGGGCTAACCTTCAGCCTCGCCCTGAATTCAAAACGCGAATCGATCCTCGGTCTTTTCCCATGTCGAACGCATTCGCAGGCTTCCTTGCGAACCGGCGCGAAGCCCTCCTCCAA
This is a stretch of genomic DNA from Salinibacter grassmerensis. It encodes these proteins:
- a CDS encoding glutamate-5-semialdehyde dehydrogenase; translation: MSDTTSEALSVDALAADCKAAARELSTLSTETKNRTLRRMAEALEADEEAILAANGKDVRAARDEGISDALIDRLILNPERIGKMADALRDVASFSDPVGEMSGTTRRPSGIEVGKMRIPLGVIGMIYEARPNVTADAAGLCFKAGNAVLLRGGSNAFHSNQAVASALHEALEAEGVPPAAVTLVPTTDRAAVQEMLTLNQHLDLVIPRGGEGLIRFVDETSQIPVIKHYKGVCHLYVDKDADLEVAEDLLLDGKVSRPSVCNALETMLVHEAVAQDLLPRARALLEEAGVELRGDDPTQKLLPGVAAAGPDDYAAEYLDLTLAARVVESDDEALDHIAEYGSNHTEVIVTDRLPTARRFVRSVDASVVLVNASSRFSDGGELGLGAEIGISTTKLHAYGPMGLEALTTEKFVVYGQGETRHPVEK
- the proB gene encoding glutamate 5-kinase, giving the protein MAAVELSDWTRAVVKVGSALVAPDERGCSTAHLLPIARFIMESRRQGKEVILVSSGAVAAGLAEQGRSGPGTGLTIPERQALAALGQPLLMAHWRRLFDMPCAQVLLTYDDLQRRSRFVNAKNTIAELLDRDTLPIVNENDTVATEELRVGDNDNLAAYVAVLAEADLLVICSDVDGLYTADPHDDPDAERLPEVDEITDEIYDMVGPSHRAVATGGMQTKVEAAEKATDRGIDTVLVNGTKGSHLDALGRGEMPGTLVRRSEQPLSARKHWMLHALPSAGCLTVDSGAANALRHDGASLLPSGIVAVEGRFARGDAVEIVVGEEGGWTRVAKGITQYGSADLERIQGQQSSAIAEVLDNVPADHVIHRDDLVVEP
- a CDS encoding ATP-binding cassette domain-containing protein — protein: MSIAASNLSKVYGTQKAVDDVSFEMSTGEVLGFLGPNGAGKTTTMRILTCYLDPTAGTATLDGYDIHEHPEEVRRRIGYLPEDTPLYTDMPVIEYLRLSARLQSVPPAKIDGRIQTMMDVCGLGPERHKRIGELSKGFQQRVGLAQALLHDPPVLILDEPTTGLDPNQIVEIRELIKEIGTEKTVMLSSHILKEVEMTCDRILIIDQGRVVADAPTEELREQFMGGTRLRVSVDAPAEANVDAAFRALEGVASVQHTNGTYELSASGDADAAARVFHLCADRDWVLTELTPIESSLEDVFRDLTESPESPSDTTSSPDAPPGAPTNTV
- a CDS encoding ABC transporter permease; this encodes MSAVWTICKREISAFFDSLTAYVLLVIFLGLSGTFTWLFGQGDIFFVGEASLDVFFQVSFWTLFFFIPAVTMGMIAEERRSGTLELLATKPIDDLEIVTGKWLAAWGLVAIALAFTLPYYVTVAQLGPIDHGATVSGYLGLLFVSAVYVSIGLFASSLTGNQIVAFLLSLFVAAFLHLLFGQMAAILPGPVANVAEFLDLQGHFRTMSRGVLDAASVLYVLTLTGLGLLGATVSLKSRRWG